The Thermococcus sibiricus MM 739 DNA window CTTCCCCACAGTCATGGAAGATATGCAAAAAAGCAATTTGGTAAAACGAACATTCATATAGTTGAGAGGCTCATAAACAAGGTAATGAGAAGCGGTGCTTCAAGTTATAAAATTGGCGGGCACTTCATGAGAAGAGAGCACCGCTCATTAATGAGCAAAAAGATGAAAGCCTATGAAGTTGTAAAAGAGGCATTCAAGATAATAGAAAATAAAACAAAGCAAAACCCACTTCAAGTTCTCGTTAAGGCGATTGAAAACTCCTCCCCAAGGGAAGACACTACAAATATCATGTTTGGTGGAGTTAGATATCACTTGGCAGTAGATATTTCTCCAATGAGAAGGCTTGATGTCGCTTTAAGAAACATTGCCCTCGGTGCATCAGCGAAGTGCTATCGCAATAAGGTTAGCTATGCTGAAGCCTTGGCTGAAGAAATTATAGCTGCAGCTAACAAAGATACAAAGAGCTTCGCATACAGCAAGAAAGAAGAAATTGAGAGGATTGCACAAT harbors:
- a CDS encoding 30S ribosomal protein S7, translated to MAKSLEERFFVPKDLKVFGRWSVEEVVVEDPSLRPYINLEPRILPHSHGRYAKKQFGKTNIHIVERLINKVMRSGASSYKIGGHFMRREHRSLMSKKMKAYEVVKEAFKIIENKTKQNPLQVLVKAIENSSPREDTTNIMFGGVRYHLAVDISPMRRLDVALRNIALGASAKCYRNKVSYAEALAEEIIAAANKDTKSFAYSKKEEIERIAQSSR